A single genomic interval of Flavobacterium sp. N2820 harbors:
- a CDS encoding MFS transporter, translating to MAKKDPYAALRFKEFRFFLGMRFALVFAWSMQFVIIEWEVYSLTKNPLSLGIIGLMEIIPAVSMALFAGHIVDQNEKKSLLIKCLVGFSVISLGLFLVTIPSVVSALSKSTILWIIYALVFLGGIVRAFIGPTVFSLLSLIVPKKNYPNAATWSSSTWQMGAMFGPALAGISIGIIGVHWSMCLVFACTLFALLWLTQISKKPILNPKIGEPIFQSLKEGVKFVFTNKTILGAISLDMFAVLFGGAVALLPIFAQDILKVGSEGFGVLRAAPAVGSVLTMLIAAYFSLNKNAGVKLLSAIFIFGVCIIVFGLSEIFWISVLALFLSGVADGVSVVIRNTILQLHTPDNMRGRVSSVNSIFVGSSNELGAFESGVTAKLFGVVRAVVFGGCMTIGTVVVTALISPSFRKLDLEKEVEALEKNIEN from the coding sequence ATGGCTAAAAAAGATCCTTACGCAGCACTTCGTTTCAAAGAATTTCGTTTTTTTCTAGGGATGCGTTTTGCATTGGTATTTGCTTGGTCAATGCAATTTGTAATTATAGAATGGGAAGTATATAGTTTAACTAAAAATCCACTTTCGTTAGGAATCATTGGTTTAATGGAAATTATTCCGGCCGTTTCTATGGCTTTATTTGCGGGTCATATTGTAGATCAAAACGAAAAGAAAAGTCTTTTGATAAAATGCCTTGTTGGTTTTTCGGTAATTAGTTTAGGGTTATTTTTAGTTACAATTCCAAGTGTTGTTTCTGCGCTTTCAAAATCAACCATTTTGTGGATTATTTATGCCCTGGTTTTCCTTGGCGGAATAGTTCGTGCGTTTATTGGACCAACCGTTTTTTCATTGTTATCATTAATTGTCCCTAAGAAAAATTATCCAAACGCTGCAACTTGGAGCAGTTCTACTTGGCAAATGGGCGCAATGTTTGGGCCTGCATTGGCTGGAATTTCTATTGGAATAATTGGTGTGCATTGGTCGATGTGCTTGGTATTTGCTTGTACATTATTTGCGTTACTATGGTTGACCCAAATTTCGAAAAAGCCAATTTTGAATCCAAAAATAGGGGAGCCAATTTTTCAAAGTTTAAAAGAAGGTGTAAAATTCGTATTTACCAATAAGACCATTTTAGGTGCTATTTCATTGGATATGTTTGCTGTTTTATTTGGTGGAGCAGTGGCTTTATTACCCATTTTTGCACAAGATATTTTAAAAGTAGGTTCAGAAGGCTTTGGTGTTTTGCGTGCAGCTCCAGCCGTTGGTTCAGTTTTAACGATGTTGATTGCGGCTTATTTTTCGCTGAATAAAAACGCAGGAGTGAAGTTGTTATCCGCCATTTTCATATTTGGAGTATGTATTATTGTGTTTGGATTATCCGAAATATTTTGGATTTCGGTATTGGCTTTATTTTTAAGTGGTGTTGCTGATGGAGTATCGGTAGTGATTAGAAATACGATCTTACAATTACATACGCCTGATAATATGCGTGGAAGAGTTTCTTCTGTGAATTCAATTTTTGTAGGTTCTTCAAATGAATTAGGTGCTTTTGAAAGTGGTGTAACAGCTAAATTATTTGGAGTAGTTCGGGCGGTGGTTTTTGGTGGTTGTATGACTATTGGAACCGTTGTTGTAACCGCTTTGATTTCGCCTTCTTTTAGAAAATTGGATTTAGAAAAAGAAGTTGAAGCATTGGAAAAAAATATAGAAAATTAA
- the recJ gene encoding single-stranded-DNA-specific exonuclease RecJ → MRWNPKSKPNPEKVQAIQSALQVDEIIAKLLVQRGIETFEQAKTFFRPTLADLHNPYLMKDMDKAVARIEKAIANNENILVFGDYDVDGTTAVSLVSSYLRSFYPNVATYIPDRYGEGYGISYMGIDYAEDNDISLIIALDCGIKSIDHVNYAKAKNIDFIICDHHRPGDILPDAIAVLDPKREDCSYPYDELCGCGVGFKLIQALAENRNQTIDDLILYLDLVATAIAADIVPITGENRVLAKFGLEVINSNPRPGIKALIQNVKKKVLTITDVVFIVAPRINAAGRIKHGNEAVALLTEYDLEQAEQFASEIEQHNSDRKELDKQITKEALLQIEENNEQNRFSTVVYQENWHKGVIGIVASRLVENYYRPTIVFTKSGEKLAASARSVKDFDVYNALEACAEHLEQFGGHMYAAGMTLLEENYENFKNAFEKIVQETIHPDLLIPEISYDAEIELSELNPKLMRLLKQFEPFGPQNMTPLFLAKELTDSGYAKTLGADNEHLKAFVKQGNSENFGAIGFGLGNKLDVVSHKNKFDAIFSLEENEWKDTVTLQLQLRDINSSNG, encoded by the coding sequence ATGCGTTGGAATCCAAAATCTAAGCCAAATCCAGAAAAAGTACAAGCCATTCAGAGCGCCCTTCAAGTCGATGAAATCATCGCAAAATTATTAGTTCAACGAGGAATTGAAACCTTCGAACAAGCCAAAACATTTTTCCGTCCCACTTTAGCCGATTTGCATAATCCGTATCTGATGAAAGATATGGACAAAGCCGTGGCGCGAATTGAAAAAGCGATAGCTAACAACGAAAATATCTTAGTTTTTGGTGATTACGATGTCGATGGAACAACCGCTGTTTCCTTAGTTTCGAGTTATTTACGAAGTTTTTATCCGAATGTTGCGACCTATATTCCCGATAGATATGGAGAAGGTTACGGCATTTCTTATATGGGAATTGATTATGCGGAAGACAACGATATTTCCTTAATTATCGCATTGGATTGTGGGATCAAATCGATAGATCATGTGAATTATGCCAAAGCAAAAAATATTGATTTCATTATTTGCGACCATCATAGGCCAGGCGATATCTTGCCCGATGCGATTGCGGTTTTAGACCCTAAACGCGAAGATTGTTCGTATCCGTATGATGAATTATGCGGTTGCGGTGTCGGATTTAAATTGATTCAGGCTTTAGCCGAAAACAGAAACCAAACCATTGATGATTTAATATTGTATTTAGATTTAGTAGCAACAGCAATTGCAGCAGATATTGTTCCGATTACGGGTGAAAATCGGGTATTGGCAAAATTTGGTTTGGAAGTCATTAATTCCAATCCGCGACCAGGAATTAAGGCTTTGATTCAAAATGTAAAGAAGAAAGTCTTGACAATTACTGATGTTGTTTTTATCGTAGCACCAAGAATCAATGCTGCAGGAAGAATCAAACACGGAAACGAAGCCGTTGCTTTATTAACCGAATATGATTTGGAACAAGCGGAGCAATTTGCCTCCGAAATTGAGCAACATAATTCCGATAGAAAAGAATTAGACAAACAAATTACCAAAGAAGCTTTACTCCAAATTGAAGAAAATAACGAACAAAACCGATTTTCAACGGTTGTATATCAAGAAAATTGGCACAAAGGGGTTATCGGAATTGTGGCTTCACGATTGGTTGAAAATTATTATCGTCCAACCATTGTTTTTACAAAAAGTGGAGAAAAATTAGCGGCTTCAGCCCGTTCAGTGAAAGATTTCGACGTATATAATGCCTTGGAAGCTTGTGCGGAACATTTGGAACAATTCGGTGGCCACATGTATGCGGCTGGAATGACACTTTTGGAAGAAAACTACGAAAATTTCAAAAATGCCTTCGAAAAAATAGTCCAAGAAACCATTCATCCCGATTTATTAATTCCTGAAATTTCATACGATGCCGAAATCGAATTATCAGAACTTAACCCAAAGTTAATGCGTCTTTTGAAGCAATTTGAACCTTTCGGACCTCAAAACATGACACCGCTATTTCTTGCAAAAGAACTTACGGATTCCGGTTATGCTAAAACGTTAGGTGCAGATAACGAACATTTAAAAGCATTTGTAAAACAAGGTAATTCAGAAAATTTTGGAGCAATTGGTTTTGGATTGGGAAATAAATTAGATGTAGTTTCTCATAAAAATAAATTTGATGCTATTTTTTCATTGGAAGAAAATGAATGGAAAGATACAGTAACTTTGCAACTGCAATTACGCGATATCAATTCTTCAAATGGCTAA
- a CDS encoding OsmC family protein — protein sequence METHHITTTWKGNMQFESTNPSGDIISIDAGPENGGEGKGLRPKALMLSALAGCTGLDVASLMEKMKLEVADFKIETSGELTEGHPKTYHTVKVDYHFYGDNLDEKKLEKAVNLSVEKYCGVMEMFRQFAKVEVAIFYHKS from the coding sequence ATGGAAACACACCACATAACCACTACCTGGAAAGGGAATATGCAATTTGAGTCTACTAACCCAAGTGGCGATATTATTTCAATAGATGCTGGTCCTGAAAATGGAGGAGAAGGTAAAGGCTTGCGTCCAAAAGCATTGATGTTATCAGCTTTGGCTGGTTGCACAGGTTTAGACGTAGCTTCGTTAATGGAAAAAATGAAGTTAGAAGTAGCCGATTTCAAAATTGAAACTTCAGGAGAACTAACTGAAGGACATCCAAAAACGTATCACACAGTAAAAGTAGATTACCATTTTTACGGAGATAATTTAGACGAGAAAAAACTAGAAAAAGCCGTGAATTTATCCGTAGAAAAATATTGTGGCGTGATGGAAATGTTTCGCCAATTTGCAAAAGTTGAGGTGGCAATTTTTTATCATAAATCATAA
- a CDS encoding PLD nuclease N-terminal domain-containing protein: MDFQLSNLSVLFFWQLFLFFVLFFWIFCIIDVIRNSFNGNDKIVWILVLLFVPILGPFLYFFIGRKKRIISN; this comes from the coding sequence ATGGATTTTCAATTAAGTAATTTATCAGTTTTATTCTTTTGGCAACTTTTTTTATTTTTTGTTCTGTTTTTTTGGATATTTTGTATTATTGATGTTATAAGAAATTCATTTAATGGTAACGACAAGATAGTTTGGATTTTAGTCTTGCTGTTTGTTCCAATATTGGGACCTTTTTTGTATTTCTTTATCGGAAGAAAAAAAAGAATAATTAGTAATTAA
- the rsmI gene encoding 16S rRNA (cytidine(1402)-2'-O)-methyltransferase, protein MGKLFIVPTPIGNLEDMTFRAIRVLKEVDLILAEDTRTSGKLLKHFEINTHMHSHHMHNEHKTVENLVKRLQAGETIALISDAGTPAISDPGFLLTRACVENGIDVECLPGATAFVPALVNSGLPNDKFVFEGFLPDKKGRQTRFLALQEEYRTMIFYVSPHKLNKTLAEFTQYFGADRPVSVSRELSKLHEETVRGTAEEVLKHFEAKPAKGEIVVCVGGKSLK, encoded by the coding sequence ATGGGTAAGTTATTCATAGTTCCAACGCCTATAGGCAATTTAGAAGACATGACTTTTCGTGCCATTAGAGTACTGAAAGAAGTCGATTTAATTTTAGCAGAAGACACGCGTACCAGCGGAAAATTGTTAAAACACTTCGAAATTAATACGCACATGCACAGCCACCACATGCACAACGAACACAAAACCGTTGAAAATCTAGTCAAGCGATTGCAAGCGGGCGAAACCATTGCTTTAATTAGTGATGCAGGAACTCCAGCCATTTCCGACCCAGGTTTTTTACTCACACGCGCTTGTGTAGAAAACGGAATTGATGTGGAATGTTTGCCAGGTGCAACTGCTTTTGTGCCGGCTTTGGTGAATAGCGGTTTGCCGAATGATAAATTCGTTTTCGAAGGATTCTTACCCGATAAAAAAGGAAGACAAACCCGATTTTTAGCCTTACAAGAAGAATATCGCACCATGATTTTCTATGTATCGCCACACAAATTAAATAAAACCTTAGCCGAATTTACACAATATTTCGGAGCTGATAGACCTGTTTCTGTTTCTCGAGAATTATCCAAATTACACGAAGAAACCGTCAGAGGAACCGCAGAAGAAGTCTTAAAACATTTTGAAGCGAAACCCGCTAAAGGAGAGATTGTGGTTTGTGTTGGTGGGAAAAGTTTGAAGTAA